In one window of Calypte anna isolate BGI_N300 chromosome 27, bCalAnn1_v1.p, whole genome shotgun sequence DNA:
- the LOC115599791 gene encoding feather keratin 1-like, with the protein MSCNTRCLPCRPCGPTPLANSCNEPCVRQCQDSSVVIQPSPVVVTLPGPILSSFPQNTAVGSSTSAAVGSILSSQGVPINSGGFGLGGFGLGGYGLGGFGSGYCGSRCLPC; encoded by the coding sequence ATGTCCTGCAACACTCGCTGTCTGCCATGCCGGCCCTGCGGCCCGACCCCGCTGGCCAACAGCTGCAATgagccctgtgtcaggcagtgccaggactCCTCCGTCGTCATCCAGCCCTCCCCCGTGGTGGTGACCCTGCCCggacccatcctcagctccttcccgcAGAACACCGCCGTGGGCTCCTCCACCTCCGCTGCCgttggcagcatcctcagctctcaGGGAGTGCCCATCAACTCTGGGGGCTTTGGCCTTGGGGGCTTTGGCCTTGGAGGCTATGGCCTTGGGGGCTTTGGCAGTGGCTACTGTGGCAGCAGGTGCCTGCCCTGCTAA